A region from the Cannabis sativa cultivar Pink pepper isolate KNU-18-1 chromosome 9, ASM2916894v1, whole genome shotgun sequence genome encodes:
- the LOC115723389 gene encoding WAT1-related protein At3g02690, chloroplastic → MAGSWCSCSTPLIPCPIAIGRSKYALAKPRFSSAHTGTSLSLVYGVAIPKPRRLRPHPIAIVNCTTSGTDTDIQEDTESLDCVGTGLDVECFVESDQAQTQTQIQNQSTLEAAWELAVLVSPFFFWGTAMVAMKEVLPKAGPFFVSSFRLIPAGFLLIAFAASRGRRFPSGLSAWFSIAVFGLVDATCFQGFLAQGLQRTSAGLGSVIIDSQPLTVAILAALLFGESIGLVGAVGLGLGVVGLLLLEVPALAFDESNFSLWGSGEWWMLLAAQSMAVGTVMVRWVSKYSDPIMATGWHMVLGGFPLLVISILNHDNAVSGNLGEFTTNDVLALLYTSIFGSAISYGVFFYSATKGSLTKLSSLTFLTPMFASVFGFLYFGETFSPLQLTGAVVTVIAIYMVNYKDKNSVE, encoded by the exons ATGGCGGGGAGCTGGTGCTCGTGCTCGACGCCTCTAATTCCATGCCCCATCGCCATCGGCAGATCAAAATATGCCTTGGCCAAACCCCGATTTTCTTCTGCACATACTGGTACTTCGTTATCCCTCGTCTATGGGGTTGCTATACCTAAACCCCGTCGTTTACGGCCACACCCAATCGCCATTGTCAACTGCACCACTTCCGGTACAGACACAGACATCCAAGAAGACACTGAATCCCTCGACTGCGTGGGAACAGGCCTCGACGTTGAGTGCTTCGTGGAGTCGGACCAAGCACAGACACAAACGCAAATCCAAAATCAATCCACGCTAGAAGCAGCATGGGAATTGGCGGTGTTGGTGTCTCCCTTCTTCTTCTGGGGTACGGCTATGGTGGCCATGAAAGAGGTTCTTCCGAAAGCAGGTCCTTTCTTCGTCTCTTCCTTCCGCCTCATCCCTGCTGGCTTCCTCCTCATAGCTTTCGCCGCCTCTCGAGGCCGACGTTTCCCCTCAGGACTCTCCGCTTGGTTCTCCATTGCCGTCTTCGGCCTCGTCGACGCCACTTGTTTTCAGGGTTTTCTTGCTCAGGGCTTGCAGAGGACTTCAGCTGGTTTGGGCAGT GTGATAATTGACTCGCAGCCCTTAACAGTTGCTATACTTGCAGCCTTGCTGTTTGGGGAATCCATTGGTCTTGTTGGAGCTGTAGGGCTTGGACTCGGTGTTGTAGGGCTTTTGCTTCTGGAG GTACCTGCACTTGCTTTTGATGAAAGTAACTTTTCATTGTGGGGAAGTGGAGAGTGGTGGATGCTTCTTGCAGCTCAAAGCATGGCAGTTGGCACAGTCATGGTCCGCTGGGTTTCCAAGTACTCCGATCCTATTATGGCAACTGGATGG CACATGGTTTTGGGTGGTTTTCCCCTACTTGTAATCTCTATTTTGAATCATGACAATGCTGTCAGTGGGAATCTCGGGGAGTTCACAACGAATGATGTATTGGCACTTTTGTATACTTCCATTTTTGGAAGTGCCATTAGCTATGGTGTATTTTTCTACAGTGCAACAAAAG GTAGCTTGACAAAGCTGAGCTCCCTTACATTTCTAACTCCAATGTTTGCTTCGGTATTTGG ATTTTTATATTTCGGCGAGACTTTCTCACCACTGCAACTTACTGGTGCTGTTGTTACTGTGATTGCAATTTACATGGTTAACTACAAGGATAAGAATAGTGTGGAATAA